Proteins from a genomic interval of Lelliottia amnigena:
- the zur gene encoding zinc uptake transcriptional repressor, whose protein sequence is MDKTTTQELLVQAEKLCAQRNVRLTPQRLEVLRLMSLQQNAISAYDLLDLLRVNEPQAKPPTVYRALDFLLEQGFVHKVESTNSYVLCHLFDQPTHTSAMFICDRCGAVKEKAAEGVEDIMHTLAAKMGFALRHNVIEAHGLCSACVEVEACSHQDACQHDHSIHVKKKPR, encoded by the coding sequence ATGGATAAGACCACAACGCAGGAGCTGCTCGTGCAAGCTGAAAAGCTCTGTGCGCAACGCAATGTGCGCCTGACCCCGCAGCGCCTTGAAGTTTTGCGTTTGATGAGCCTGCAACAAAACGCGATCAGCGCCTACGATTTGCTTGATCTGCTGCGTGTTAACGAGCCGCAGGCTAAACCGCCTACGGTTTACCGGGCGCTTGATTTCCTGTTGGAACAAGGCTTTGTGCATAAAGTGGAATCAACAAATAGCTATGTGCTTTGCCATTTGTTCGATCAACCGACGCACACCTCTGCGATGTTCATCTGCGATCGATGTGGTGCAGTGAAGGAAAAAGCGGCGGAAGGGGTTGAAGACATTATGCATACGCTGGCAGCAAAAATGGGCTTCGCGCTACGTCATAATGTGATTGAAGCACATGGCCTGTGTTCAGCCTGTGTGGAAGTAGAAGCGTGTAGCCATCAGGATGCGTGTCAGCACGATCACTCCATTCATGTGAAAAAGAAGCCGCGCTAA
- a CDS encoding conjugative transfer protein, with product MANQAGAANTWTEARSDAMGGTGVAAGNYGSGVLINPALLAKAKPDDDITVILPSVGARITDKDNLQDQIDDISDKVDRYSDVVDSLTAAEIIANPLGSVNQFQGAAKDLADELSSLKGKTARANAGAGIAVSIPNNVLSVAFVAKGNAHARVSSSIDQQDIDYLRSIQNSKIVAGGVALDAALNGTDQITKNLNSTASGRAAIVSDYGVAVARQFDIADIPVSVGITPKLQKTWLYNYTTSIYDYDSNDWNSSRYRTDDTGFNVDAGVTADFGENWTVGLSGQNLMSRDIDTKDIRIRNGRTGEVVNYKDTYQIRPLVTAGVAWHTDLLTLTADGDLTETKGFKSEENSQYVGVGAEVTPLSWLAVRAGYRADVKGNDSNVFTGGVGFAPFNTVHVDLMGLYGEDETWGAGAQLSVTF from the coding sequence ATGGCAAATCAGGCGGGAGCAGCCAATACCTGGACGGAAGCGCGTAGCGACGCAATGGGTGGTACGGGCGTGGCGGCGGGCAATTATGGCAGCGGGGTATTAATCAACCCAGCGCTGTTGGCCAAAGCCAAACCGGATGATGACATTACCGTCATTTTACCGTCCGTTGGCGCCAGAATTACGGATAAAGATAATCTTCAGGATCAAATCGACGACATCAGTGACAAAGTCGACCGCTACAGTGATGTCGTGGACAGCCTGACGGCAGCAGAGATCATCGCTAACCCATTAGGGTCTGTTAATCAGTTCCAGGGTGCGGCTAAAGATCTCGCTGATGAACTCAGTAGTCTGAAAGGCAAAACGGCGCGTGCAAATGCGGGCGCGGGTATTGCGGTCAGTATTCCTAATAACGTGCTCTCGGTGGCCTTCGTGGCGAAAGGCAACGCGCACGCTCGCGTAAGCTCTTCTATCGATCAGCAAGATATTGATTATCTGCGCAGCATCCAGAACAGCAAAATTGTCGCGGGTGGCGTTGCGCTGGACGCCGCATTAAACGGCACCGATCAAATTACCAAAAACCTCAACTCCACGGCATCTGGCCGAGCAGCCATTGTCTCTGACTACGGTGTTGCGGTTGCCCGCCAGTTTGATATTGCGGATATCCCGGTGTCCGTGGGTATCACACCAAAACTGCAGAAAACCTGGCTCTACAACTACACCACCTCCATTTACGACTACGACAGTAACGACTGGAACAGCAGCCGTTACCGTACGGATGATACCGGCTTTAACGTGGACGCCGGTGTGACCGCTGATTTTGGTGAAAACTGGACGGTAGGCTTGAGCGGGCAGAACCTAATGTCTCGTGATATTGATACCAAAGACATCCGTATCCGTAATGGTCGTACGGGCGAAGTGGTGAACTATAAAGATACTTACCAGATTCGTCCGTTGGTGACCGCAGGCGTGGCGTGGCACACCGATCTGCTGACCTTAACGGCTGACGGCGACCTCACCGAAACCAAAGGCTTCAAAAGTGAAGAAAACTCACAGTATGTCGGCGTAGGTGCGGAAGTCACCCCGCTGAGCTGGCTGGCAGTCCGTGCCGGTTATCGTGCGGATGTGAAGGGGAACGATAGCAACGTGTTCACCGGCGGTGTCGGCTTTGCACCGTTCAACACCGTCCATGTGGATCTGATGGGCCTGTATGGCGAAGACGAAACCTGGGGCGCGGGCGCGCAGTTAAGCGTGACGTTCTAA
- the dgkA gene encoding diacylglycerol kinase, producing MANNTTGFTRIIKAAGYSWKGFRAAWINEAAFRQEGVAAIIAVIIACFLDVDAITRVLLISSVLLVMIVEILNSAIEAVVDRIGSDFHELSGRAKDMGSAAVLLAIIIAVITWVTLLWSHFR from the coding sequence TGGGTTTACCCGAATCATCAAAGCAGCCGGATATTCATGGAAAGGTTTCCGCGCAGCATGGATAAATGAAGCCGCCTTCCGGCAAGAAGGCGTTGCCGCCATTATTGCCGTGATTATTGCGTGCTTCCTTGATGTCGATGCTATCACCCGTGTACTTCTCATCAGCTCCGTGCTTTTGGTGATGATAGTGGAAATTCTCAACAGTGCTATCGAAGCCGTTGTTGACCGTATTGGTTCTGATTTCCACGAGCTTTCTGGTCGTGCGAAAGACATGGGCTCTGCCGCTGTACTGCTGGCGATTATCATCGCTGTCATTACCTGGGTCACTCTCCTTTGGTCACATTTTCGATAA
- the qorA gene encoding quinone oxidoreductase gives MATRIEFHKHGGPEVLKAVEFTPAAPGENEVQVENKAIGINYIDTYIRGGLYPPPSMPSGLGTEAAGVVVKVGSAVKHIKEGDRVVYAQSALGAYSSIHNVLADKAAVLPNAISFEQAAASFLKGLTVFYLLRKTYEIKPDEQFLFHAAAGGVGLIACQWAKALGAKLIGTVGSAQKAQRAKQAGAWQVINYREESIAERVKEITGGKKLRVVYDSVGKDTWEASLDCLQRRGLMVSFGNSSGAVTGVNLGILNQKGSLYVTRPSLQGYITTRDELTEASNELFSLIASGVIKVDVSDAQKYPLSEAQRAHEVLESRATEGSSLLIP, from the coding sequence ATGGCAACGCGCATTGAATTTCACAAGCATGGTGGCCCCGAAGTACTCAAAGCGGTGGAGTTCACTCCGGCCGCGCCGGGTGAGAACGAAGTCCAGGTAGAAAATAAAGCGATTGGTATCAACTACATCGACACCTATATTCGCGGCGGCCTGTATCCACCTCCGTCCATGCCGAGCGGTTTGGGAACCGAGGCGGCGGGCGTGGTGGTCAAAGTCGGAAGCGCCGTTAAGCATATTAAAGAAGGCGACCGCGTGGTGTATGCGCAGTCGGCGCTGGGTGCTTACAGCTCCATTCACAACGTCCTCGCGGATAAAGCCGCAGTGTTGCCCAATGCCATCTCATTTGAGCAAGCCGCGGCATCATTTCTGAAAGGGCTAACGGTCTTTTACCTGCTGCGTAAAACCTATGAAATTAAACCGGATGAACAGTTCCTGTTCCATGCTGCCGCAGGCGGCGTAGGGTTAATCGCCTGTCAGTGGGCGAAGGCGCTGGGCGCAAAACTGATCGGCACCGTCGGCAGTGCGCAAAAGGCGCAGCGTGCAAAACAGGCTGGCGCATGGCAGGTGATCAACTATCGCGAAGAGAGCATTGCAGAGCGAGTGAAAGAGATAACCGGCGGTAAAAAACTGCGCGTGGTGTATGACTCCGTGGGGAAAGACACCTGGGAAGCCTCGCTGGATTGCTTGCAACGCCGAGGACTGATGGTCAGTTTTGGTAACTCCTCCGGCGCGGTGACGGGCGTCAATCTGGGCATTTTGAACCAGAAAGGCTCGCTGTATGTGACTCGCCCTTCCCTCCAGGGATATATCACTACGCGTGATGAGTTGACCGAAGCCAGCAACGAATTGTTCTCGTTGATCGCCAGCGGCGTCATTAAAGTGGATGTGTCTGATGCGCAGAAATATCCGCTAAGCGAGGCGCAGCGCGCGCATGAGGTGTTGGAAAGTCGCGCGACAGAGGGTTCGAGTTTGCTGATCCCCTAA
- the dnaB gene encoding Replicative DNA helicase, with the protein MAGNKPFNKQTEPRDRDLQVAGLKVPPHSIEAEQSVLGGLMLDNERWDDVAERVVSDDFYTRPHRHIFTEMARLQESGSPIDLITLAESLERQGQLDSVGGFAYLAELSKNTPSAANISAYADIVRERAVVREMIAVANEIAEAGFDPQGRTSEDLLDLAESRVFKIAESRANKDEGPRNIADVLDSTVARIEALFQQPHDGVTGVNTGYDDLNKKTAGLQPSDLIIVAARPSMGKTTFAMNIVENAAMLQDKPVLIFSLEMPSDQIMMRTLASLSRVDQTRIRTGQLDDEDWARISGTMGILLEKRNIYIDDSSGLTPSEVRSRARRIAREHGGIGLIMIDYLQLMRVPSLSDNRTLEIAEISRSLKALAKELQVPVVALSQLNRSLEQRADKRPVNSDLRESGSIEQDADLIMFIYRDEVYHENSDMKGIAEIIIGKQRNGPIGTVRLTFNGQWSRFDNYAGPQYDDE; encoded by the coding sequence ATGGCAGGAAATAAACCCTTCAACAAACAGACTGAACCCCGTGACCGCGACCTCCAGGTTGCCGGGCTAAAGGTCCCGCCGCACTCGATTGAAGCGGAACAGTCGGTGTTGGGCGGTTTAATGCTGGACAACGAACGCTGGGACGATGTCGCCGAGCGCGTCGTGTCTGACGATTTCTATACCCGTCCGCACCGCCATATTTTCACCGAAATGGCGCGTCTGCAGGAGTCGGGCAGCCCGATTGACCTGATCACGCTCGCGGAATCGCTTGAGCGTCAGGGACAACTGGATAGCGTCGGTGGATTTGCCTACCTCGCAGAATTATCGAAAAACACGCCAAGCGCAGCGAATATCAGCGCTTATGCTGACATTGTGCGCGAACGTGCGGTTGTGCGTGAAATGATCGCCGTAGCAAACGAAATCGCCGAAGCCGGTTTTGACCCGCAGGGCCGCACCAGTGAAGATCTGCTGGATCTCGCGGAATCTCGCGTTTTCAAAATTGCCGAAAGCCGAGCGAATAAAGATGAAGGCCCGCGAAATATCGCCGACGTGCTTGATTCTACGGTTGCCCGTATCGAAGCGTTATTCCAGCAGCCGCACGATGGCGTTACGGGCGTGAATACCGGTTATGACGACCTGAATAAAAAAACCGCCGGTTTGCAGCCGTCGGATCTGATTATCGTCGCGGCGCGTCCGTCGATGGGTAAAACGACATTTGCAATGAACATCGTCGAAAATGCGGCGATGTTGCAGGATAAACCAGTGCTTATCTTCAGTCTGGAGATGCCTTCAGATCAGATCATGATGCGTACCCTGGCGTCGCTGTCGCGCGTCGATCAGACCCGTATTCGTACCGGCCAGCTTGATGATGAGGACTGGGCGCGCATTTCTGGCACCATGGGCATCCTGCTGGAAAAACGGAATATCTATATCGATGACTCTTCCGGCCTGACCCCGTCCGAAGTGCGTTCGCGTGCGCGTCGTATTGCCCGTGAGCACGGCGGCATTGGTCTAATCATGATCGACTACCTGCAGCTGATGCGCGTTCCGTCGCTGTCGGATAACCGTACGCTGGAAATTGCCGAAATATCGCGCTCGCTCAAAGCGTTAGCGAAAGAACTCCAGGTACCCGTTGTTGCACTCTCTCAGCTTAACCGCTCTCTGGAACAACGCGCTGATAAGCGCCCGGTTAACTCAGACCTGCGTGAATCGGGTTCCATCGAGCAGGATGCCGACTTGATCATGTTCATCTATCGTGACGAGGTTTATCACGAAAACAGCGACATGAAGGGCATCGCAGAAATCATTATTGGTAAGCAGCGTAACGGCCCGATCGGTACGGTGCGTCTGACCTTTAACGGACAGTGGTCGCGCTTCGATAATTATGCGGGACCACAATACGACGACGAATAA
- the dus_1 gene encoding tRNA dihydrouridine synthase A, translating into MSSELKSTFPAHRFSIAPMLDWTDRHCRYFLRQLSRHTLLYTEMVTTGAIIHGKGDYLAYSEEEHPVALQLGGSDPAALAECAKLAEARGYDEINLNVGCPSDRVQNGMFGACLMGNAQLVADGIKAMRDVVSIPVTVKTRIGIDDQDSYEFLCDFIDTVAGKGECETFIIHARKAWLSGLSPKENREIPPLDYPRVYQLKRDFPHLTMSINGGIKSLEEAKTHLQHMDGVMVGREAYQNPGILATVDREIFGVDGADSDPVAVVRAMYPYIERELSNGTYLGHVTRHMLGLFQGIPGARQWRRYLSENAHKAGADIEVLEHALRLVADKR; encoded by the coding sequence ATGTCGTCAGAATTAAAGTCCACTTTCCCTGCACACCGTTTCTCCATCGCGCCGATGCTCGACTGGACGGACAGACATTGTCGCTACTTCCTGCGTCAGCTGTCTCGCCACACGCTGCTGTACACCGAAATGGTCACCACCGGAGCGATCATTCACGGTAAGGGCGACTATCTGGCCTATAGCGAAGAAGAGCATCCGGTGGCGCTGCAGCTTGGCGGCAGCGATCCGGCCGCACTGGCAGAATGCGCAAAGCTTGCAGAAGCGCGTGGCTACGACGAAATTAACCTCAATGTGGGGTGTCCGTCCGATCGCGTGCAGAACGGCATGTTTGGCGCATGTCTGATGGGCAACGCACAGCTGGTGGCTGACGGCATTAAAGCGATGCGCGACGTGGTGTCGATTCCTGTTACCGTCAAAACGCGTATCGGCATCGACGATCAGGACAGCTACGAATTCCTGTGTGATTTCATTGATACCGTCGCCGGGAAAGGCGAGTGTGAGACGTTTATCATCCACGCGCGCAAAGCCTGGCTGTCGGGCCTTAGCCCGAAAGAGAACCGCGAGATCCCACCGCTGGATTATCCGCGCGTGTATCAACTCAAGCGTGATTTTCCGCATCTGACGATGTCGATCAACGGCGGCATCAAATCTCTCGAAGAGGCCAAAACGCATTTGCAGCATATGGATGGCGTGATGGTCGGGCGCGAGGCGTACCAAAATCCGGGCATTCTGGCGACGGTCGACCGCGAAATCTTCGGCGTTGACGGTGCGGATAGCGATCCGGTTGCCGTGGTCCGCGCGATGTATCCGTACATCGAACGAGAGCTGAGCAATGGCACCTATCTGGGACACGTTACCCGCCATATGCTTGGGCTTTTCCAGGGTATTCCGGGGGCGCGCCAGTGGCGTCGTTACCTGAGCGAAAATGCGCATAAAGCGGGCGCAGATATTGAAGTGCTGGAACACGCTCTGCGCCTGGTCGCCGACAAACGATAA
- the mepA_1 gene encoding DNA-damage-inducible SOS response protein produces the protein MSLLTTSDKALWRLALPMIFSNITVPLLGLVDTAVIGHLDSPVYLGGIAIGAMATSFLFMLLLFLRMSTTGLTAQAFGAKDPVRLGRALVQPLILALGAGLLIVVVRAPLIDLALHIAGGSEAVLEQARRFLEIRWLSAPASLANLVLLGWLLGVQYVRAPVILLVVGNILNIVLDLWLVMGLHMNVQGAALATVIAEYATFFIGLWMVKRVLVMRGVTLAMLKNAWRGNMRKLLALNRDIMLRSLLLQLCFGAMTVLGARLGPEIVAVNAVLMTLLTFTAYALDGFAYAVEAHSGQAYGARQAGKLQEVWRAACRQSGLVALMFALIYALFGGHIVALLTSLPELRELARHYIFWQVVLPVVGVWCYLLDGMFIGATRGAEMRNSMAVAAAGFGLTLLTVPYLGNQGLWLALAVFLALRGLSLWVIWRRHWRENSWFS, from the coding sequence ATGTCGCTGCTGACAACTTCAGACAAGGCATTATGGCGTCTTGCGCTGCCAATGATTTTTTCCAATATCACCGTTCCTTTGCTTGGACTGGTGGATACGGCCGTTATTGGACATCTGGATTCTCCTGTTTATTTAGGTGGCATCGCGATTGGCGCGATGGCGACCAGCTTCCTCTTTATGCTGCTCCTGTTTTTGCGCATGAGCACAACCGGACTGACAGCCCAGGCCTTTGGCGCGAAAGATCCCGTTCGCCTTGGGCGGGCGCTGGTTCAGCCGCTGATCCTGGCATTAGGTGCCGGGCTGCTGATTGTCGTAGTGCGTGCGCCTCTCATCGATCTGGCGCTGCATATCGCCGGCGGCAGCGAGGCTGTGCTGGAACAGGCGCGCCGTTTTCTGGAAATTCGCTGGCTCAGCGCCCCTGCATCGCTCGCTAACCTCGTGCTGCTTGGCTGGTTGCTCGGCGTGCAATATGTTCGTGCCCCGGTCATTTTGCTGGTGGTGGGGAATATCCTGAATATCGTTCTCGATCTGTGGCTGGTGATGGGTTTGCATATGAATGTGCAGGGCGCCGCACTGGCAACCGTCATCGCGGAATATGCCACCTTCTTTATCGGCTTATGGATGGTGAAACGCGTGCTGGTGATGCGTGGCGTCACGCTCGCGATGCTGAAAAATGCCTGGCGGGGCAATATGCGCAAGCTGCTGGCGCTGAACCGCGACATCATGTTGCGCTCTTTATTGCTCCAGCTATGCTTCGGTGCGATGACGGTATTAGGCGCGCGTCTTGGGCCTGAGATCGTTGCGGTCAACGCGGTGCTAATGACGCTGCTGACATTTACCGCCTACGCGCTGGATGGTTTTGCCTATGCCGTTGAAGCGCACTCCGGTCAGGCTTACGGTGCGCGACAGGCCGGGAAATTACAGGAGGTCTGGCGAGCCGCCTGCCGCCAGTCCGGGCTGGTCGCGCTGATGTTTGCGCTGATTTATGCTCTTTTTGGCGGGCATATCGTCGCACTACTGACGTCATTACCTGAACTACGTGAGCTGGCACGGCACTACATTTTCTGGCAAGTGGTGTTACCGGTGGTGGGTGTCTGGTGCTATTTGCTGGATGGCATGTTTATTGGCGCAACACGGGGTGCAGAAATGCGCAATAGCATGGCGGTAGCCGCGGCGGGTTTCGGTTTGACCTTGCTTACCGTTCCCTACCTGGGAAACCAGGGTTTGTGGCTGGCACTCGCTGTCTTTCTTGCTCTGCGAGGCCTCTCGCTGTGGGTTATCTGGCGACGTCACTGGCGCGAAAACAGCTGGTTCTCGTAG
- the pspG gene encoding phage shock protein G has translation MLELLFVIGFFVMLMVTGISLLGIIAALVVATALMFVGGLFALMIKLLPWLLLAIAVVWVIRAVKTPKVPNYQRNNRFRY, from the coding sequence ATGCTGGAACTACTTTTTGTGATCGGATTTTTTGTCATGCTGATGGTAACGGGCATTTCATTGCTCGGGATTATTGCCGCGCTGGTTGTCGCAACGGCGCTGATGTTCGTCGGCGGGTTGTTTGCGCTGATGATCAAACTGTTGCCGTGGTTACTGCTGGCGATTGCGGTTGTGTGGGTCATAAGGGCAGTGAAAACGCCAAAAGTCCCAAATTATCAGCGCAATAACCGCTTTCGTTACTAA
- the alr gene encoding alanine racemase — protein MQAATVVINRRALRHNLQRLRELAPASKLVAVVKANAYGHGLLETARTLPDADAFGVARLEEALRLRAGGITQPILLLEGFFEATDLTTIADQHLHTAIHNEEQLLALETAELSEPVTVWMKLDTGMHRLGVRPEQAEAFYQRLSQCKNVHQPVNIVSHFARADEPECGATEQQLDIFNTFCEGKPGMRSIAASGGILLWPQSHFDWARPGIILYGVSPLENRPWGPDFGLQPVMSLVSNLIAVREHKAGEPVGYGGTWVSENDTRLGVVAMGYGDGYPRAAPSGTPVLVNGREVKIVGRVAMDMICVDLGPDADDKAGDAVVLWGEGLPVERIAEITKVSAYELITRLTSRVAMKYID, from the coding sequence ATGCAAGCGGCAACTGTAGTCATTAACCGCCGCGCTCTGCGACACAACCTGCAACGTCTGCGTGAACTGGCGCCCGCCAGTAAACTCGTTGCAGTCGTGAAAGCGAACGCTTACGGACACGGTCTTCTTGAGACCGCGCGAACGCTCCCTGATGCCGATGCCTTTGGCGTCGCCCGTCTCGAAGAAGCCTTACGCTTACGCGCAGGCGGTATTACGCAACCCATTCTGTTGTTGGAGGGTTTCTTTGAAGCCACCGATCTGACGACGATTGCCGATCAGCATCTGCACACCGCGATTCATAATGAAGAACAGCTGCTGGCGTTAGAAACGGCTGAACTGAGCGAACCGGTTACTGTGTGGATGAAGCTCGATACAGGCATGCATCGCCTGGGCGTGCGTCCGGAACAAGCCGAGGCGTTTTACCAGCGGTTAAGTCAGTGCAAAAATGTGCACCAGCCGGTGAATATCGTCAGCCATTTTGCCCGCGCCGACGAGCCGGAATGTGGTGCAACGGAGCAGCAGCTCGATATTTTTAATACCTTTTGCGAAGGCAAGCCGGGCATGCGTTCCATCGCGGCCTCTGGCGGCATCTTGCTGTGGCCGCAATCGCACTTTGACTGGGCACGACCAGGCATCATTCTTTACGGCGTTTCACCGCTAGAAAACAGACCCTGGGGCCCCGATTTTGGTCTGCAGCCGGTGATGTCTTTGGTGTCGAACCTGATCGCCGTACGCGAGCACAAAGCGGGTGAACCGGTTGGTTACGGTGGCACGTGGGTGAGCGAGAATGATACGCGCCTGGGCGTTGTGGCGATGGGTTATGGCGACGGTTATCCGCGCGCGGCACCTTCGGGAACGCCCGTGCTGGTGAATGGCCGTGAGGTGAAGATTGTCGGCCGTGTCGCGATGGACATGATTTGCGTCGATCTGGGGCCAGACGCTGATGATAAAGCGGGTGATGCAGTCGTGTTATGGGGTGAAGGTCTCCCCGTTGAGCGCATCGCTGAAATTACGAAAGTGAGTGCTTACGAACTTATTACGCGTTTGACCTCACGCGTGGCAATGAAATACATCGACTAA
- the lexA gene encoding LexA repressor, producing the protein MKALTARQQEVFDLIRDHISQTGMPPTRAEIAQRLGFRSPNAAEEHLKALARKGVLEIVSGASRGIRLLVEEETGIPLIGRVAAGEPLLAQQHIEGHYQVDPGMFKPSADFLLRVSGMSMKDIGILDGDLLAVHKTQDVRNGQVVVARIDDEVTVKRLKKQGNTVQLLPENSEFSPIVVDLREQTFSIEGLAVGVIRNGEWL; encoded by the coding sequence ATGAAAGCGTTAACGGCCAGACAGCAAGAGGTGTTTGATCTCATCAGGGATCACATCAGCCAGACGGGAATGCCACCCACGCGTGCGGAAATCGCTCAGCGCCTGGGCTTCCGTTCACCAAACGCCGCTGAAGAGCATCTTAAAGCGCTGGCACGTAAAGGTGTTCTTGAGATTGTTTCGGGCGCGTCACGCGGTATCCGCTTACTGGTGGAAGAAGAAACGGGCATCCCTCTTATCGGTCGCGTTGCGGCGGGTGAGCCGTTGCTGGCACAGCAGCACATTGAAGGCCACTATCAGGTCGATCCGGGTATGTTCAAGCCGAGCGCAGATTTCTTACTGCGTGTTAGCGGTATGTCAATGAAAGATATCGGTATTCTTGACGGTGATCTGTTGGCTGTTCATAAAACTCAGGATGTGCGCAACGGACAGGTTGTGGTTGCGCGTATTGACGACGAAGTGACGGTTAAGCGCCTGAAAAAACAGGGCAACACTGTGCAACTTCTGCCTGAAAACAGCGAGTTTTCTCCAATTGTGGTGGATCTGCGCGAGCAAACCTTCTCTATTGAAGGACTGGCGGTTGGCGTTATCCGCAACGGTGAATGGCTGTAA
- the yjbJ gene encoding putative stress-response protein: MNKDEIGGNWKQFKGKAKEQWGKLTDDDMTIIEGKRDQLVGKIQERYGYQKDQAEKEVGDWEKRHDYRW; this comes from the coding sequence ATGAATAAAGACGAAATCGGCGGTAACTGGAAACAGTTTAAAGGTAAAGCGAAAGAGCAGTGGGGTAAGCTGACTGACGATGATATGACCATCATTGAAGGTAAGCGTGACCAGCTGGTCGGTAAAATTCAGGAACGTTACGGTTACCAGAAAGATCAGGCCGAGAAAGAGGTCGGTGACTGGGAAAAACGTCACGATTATCGCTGGTAG
- a CDS encoding cupin, which produces MKRPDCIQHWRDVEGADDSTYPDSDERFAIGAPLARKLGLGRLGIHHERLPPGRRTSYPHAESDEEEFIHVIEGHPEAWINGYLWKLEPGDSVGFPAGTGVCHTFINNTDEDVRLLVVGEANKKHNRIYYPLNPMYAATREDRWVDHPPAVFWAPRRKTWAKIISSSINIEGRHKYNRPVG; this is translated from the coding sequence ATGAAAAGACCTGACTGCATTCAACACTGGCGTGACGTCGAGGGGGCTGACGATTCAACGTACCCGGACAGTGACGAACGCTTTGCGATTGGTGCGCCGTTGGCGCGCAAACTGGGGCTGGGGCGTCTTGGGATCCATCATGAGCGTTTACCGCCGGGGCGTCGCACGTCCTATCCGCATGCAGAAAGTGACGAGGAAGAGTTTATCCATGTTATTGAGGGGCATCCGGAGGCGTGGATCAACGGTTATTTGTGGAAGCTGGAGCCAGGGGATAGCGTCGGTTTCCCTGCCGGGACGGGCGTGTGTCACACCTTTATCAACAACACCGACGAGGATGTACGGCTGCTGGTGGTAGGGGAAGCGAACAAAAAACACAATCGTATCTATTACCCGTTAAATCCGATGTATGCCGCCACACGCGAAGACCGCTGGGTCGACCATCCCCCCGCAGTTTTTTGGGCCCCACGACGGAAAACCTGGGCGAAAATAATATCCTCTTCTATAAATATTGAGGGCCGTCACAAATACAATAGGCCAGTTGGGTGA